A window of Variovorax sp. HW608 genomic DNA:
TCGGCAGCATCCGCTTCCACCGGCCGATCATGATCGGCGACCTCGTGGAGGTCGAGGCCCGCCTGGCCTACACCGGCGCCACCAGCATGAACATCTCGGTCGAGGTGCGCAGCGGCGACATGAAGGGCGGCGGCATGCACAAGACCACCGAGTGCCTGATCGTCTTCGTCTCGGTCGACTCCCACGGCCGGCCGCTCGAGGTGGATGCCTACACGCCCGGCACCCCCGGCGAAATGGCGCTG
This region includes:
- a CDS encoding acyl-CoA thioesterase; the encoded protein is MSAITLRFLAEPSTVNFGGKVHGGTVMKWIDEAGYACATSWSKRYCVTVFIGSIRFHRPIMIGDLVEVEARLAYTGATSMNISVEVRSGDMKGGGMHKTTECLIVFVSVDSHGRPLEVDAYTPGTPGEMALAERARTHLDAARAAAAGS